One Fusobacterium ulcerans DNA segment encodes these proteins:
- a CDS encoding TonB-dependent receptor family protein — protein sequence MKKALMVAAILTVSTTIMAEENIASRRLTESVISTENFETSVLDTAKNVTIVTQEDIQNKGASTVEEALRGVPGLDIRLMDGSDPVFDMRGSGATAGSNTLVLLDGVPLNNIEGRYFTSQIPVDQIDKIEIIPSGGAVMYGDGATGGVINIITKLPQDKKNYGSVNMEAGSWNTRKGTVNYGTKIGNKFLLDTSYTYTEGDGYRTPHPDYKDGDTKKSLWLRGRYLLDDGYLEMRYNYNKVEDSYSDYLTKEKFDDSIKQHGASGGKYKNISNEYTLTYNKKLSDKLSFLIYGGYTENDYRYKATYYPSAYNENKRNIITQYYIKPQLKYTYGEDSYVIFGGDYKNGKVEDKTSGNPDKEKESYGGYILNKTTVGQFQFTQGYRKERSEFDYFVTKYGPGPSFTPSINNFKKKFSSDAYELAVNYLYSDTGSIYLSFTQGFRTPSTDDLGAWYGDIDVQETRSYEFGIKDMYKNTYISSSIFLIDTDNEIYYNKYENFGDGANRNFDGKVRRIGGQISLQHYFDKLTLRENISYIQPKVTSGEYDGKEFAGVPRWQGNIGMSYNILSNMIFNIDGYYFGKAYNSDDFSNKLGKNDDYITVDTNIRYNFNNGFEIYGGIRNLFDKEYANAILSSRTGDKVYYPADGRSYYAGFKYSF from the coding sequence ATGAAAAAAGCTTTAATGGTAGCAGCAATACTAACAGTGAGCACAACAATAATGGCAGAGGAAAATATCGCCAGTCGAAGATTAACTGAATCAGTTATTTCTACAGAGAATTTTGAAACAAGTGTGTTGGATACTGCTAAAAATGTAACTATTGTAACTCAGGAGGATATTCAAAATAAGGGAGCCAGCACAGTGGAAGAAGCTCTTAGAGGAGTTCCGGGGTTAGATATAAGATTAATGGATGGTTCTGATCCAGTATTTGATATGAGAGGTTCAGGAGCTACAGCAGGAAGCAATACTCTTGTACTTTTAGATGGAGTTCCTTTGAATAATATAGAAGGAAGATATTTTACAAGTCAGATTCCTGTTGACCAAATAGACAAAATAGAGATAATTCCTTCAGGGGGAGCTGTAATGTATGGAGATGGAGCTACTGGAGGAGTGATAAATATTATTACAAAACTTCCTCAAGATAAGAAAAATTATGGTAGTGTGAATATGGAAGCAGGGTCGTGGAATACAAGAAAAGGAACTGTAAATTATGGAACTAAAATAGGGAATAAATTTCTATTGGATACTTCATATACATATACTGAAGGGGATGGATATAGAACTCCACATCCTGACTATAAAGATGGAGATACCAAAAAATCACTTTGGTTAAGAGGTAGATATCTGCTTGATGATGGTTATTTGGAAATGAGATATAATTATAACAAAGTAGAGGATAGCTACAGTGATTATTTAACAAAAGAAAAATTTGATGACAGTATAAAACAACATGGAGCATCAGGAGGAAAATATAAAAATATATCAAATGAATATACTTTGACATATAATAAAAAATTATCTGATAAATTATCTTTTCTGATTTATGGAGGATATACAGAGAATGATTATAGATATAAAGCAACATATTATCCAAGTGCATACAATGAAAATAAAAGAAATATAATAACTCAATATTATATAAAACCACAATTAAAATATACTTATGGAGAAGATAGTTATGTGATTTTTGGTGGAGATTACAAAAATGGAAAAGTAGAAGATAAAACTTCTGGAAATCCTGATAAAGAAAAAGAATCATATGGAGGATATATTTTAAATAAAACAACAGTTGGGCAATTCCAATTTACTCAGGGATACAGAAAAGAGAGAAGTGAATTTGATTATTTTGTTACAAAATATGGACCAGGACCTTCATTTACTCCAAGCATAAATAACTTTAAAAAGAAATTTTCAAGTGATGCATATGAGTTAGCAGTAAATTATTTGTATTCAGATACAGGAAGTATATATTTAAGTTTTACACAAGGATTTAGAACTCCAAGTACAGATGATTTAGGAGCATGGTATGGAGACATTGATGTGCAAGAAACAAGATCATATGAATTTGGAATAAAGGATATGTACAAAAATACATATATTTCCTCTTCTATATTCTTGATTGATACAGATAATGAAATTTACTATAACAAATATGAAAATTTTGGAGATGGGGCTAATAGAAATTTTGATGGAAAAGTAAGAAGAATAGGAGGACAAATTTCTCTACAGCATTATTTTGATAAATTAACTTTGAGAGAAAATATTTCATATATTCAGCCTAAAGTTACAAGTGGGGAATATGATGGAAAAGAATTTGCAGGAGTGCCAAGATGGCAGGGAAATATAGGAATGTCATATAATATTTTATCAAATATGATTTTTAATATAGATGGATACTATTTTGGAAAAGCATATAATAGTGATGATTTTTCTAATAAATTAGGAAAGAATGATGACTATATTACTGTTGATACAAATATTAGATATAATTTTAATAACGGATTTGAAATATATGGTGGAATAAGAAATTTATTTGATAAAGAATATGCAAATGCAATTTTATCAAGTAGGACTGGGGATAAAGTATATTATCCAGCAGATGGAAGAAGTTATTATGCAGGATTCAAATATAGTTTTTAG
- a CDS encoding putative 2-aminoethylphosphonate ABC transporter substrate-binding protein yields MKKFLTILFAGLLLTSCQSKESSSSQKPKEINVYTALENEQIPVFLENFKKHHPDIKLNITRDSTGVLITKILAEKDNPQADVVWGTAATGLLMLDKENLLKPYAPKGLEKVDPKFKDSAEEPVWVGNNAWMATFAVNKTELEKLGLPIPRTYEDLLNPGYKGLISMPHPTSSGTGFLAIAGFMQVMGEKEAWEYMEKLHENMGVYTHSGSKPAKQAASGEYPIGISYDYPSVKLMNEGNPIEVVFPAEGSGWDSEANALINKKDIKEESKVFLDWAISEEMMKLYGTQYAITSIDINNPIPNGYPSDPVSHLVKNDFKWLAENKNTILDKWSEKFGAKAEQK; encoded by the coding sequence ATGAAAAAATTTTTAACTATTCTCTTTGCAGGACTTTTATTGACAAGCTGTCAGTCTAAAGAAAGCAGTTCTTCTCAAAAACCAAAAGAAATCAATGTCTACACTGCTCTTGAAAATGAACAAATACCTGTATTCCTTGAAAATTTTAAAAAACATCATCCTGATATCAAATTAAATATAACTCGTGATTCAACTGGTGTCCTTATCACAAAAATCTTGGCTGAAAAGGATAATCCACAAGCAGATGTAGTATGGGGAACTGCTGCTACTGGACTTCTAATGCTAGACAAAGAAAATCTTTTAAAACCTTATGCTCCAAAAGGACTTGAAAAAGTTGATCCTAAATTTAAAGACTCTGCTGAAGAACCTGTATGGGTAGGAAATAATGCTTGGATGGCAACTTTTGCAGTAAATAAAACTGAACTTGAAAAACTTGGGCTTCCTATTCCCAGAACTTATGAAGATCTTCTGAATCCAGGATATAAAGGGCTAATTTCTATGCCCCACCCTACTTCATCAGGTACCGGATTTCTTGCCATAGCAGGATTTATGCAGGTAATGGGAGAAAAAGAAGCATGGGAGTATATGGAAAAACTTCATGAAAATATGGGGGTATATACTCATTCTGGTTCAAAGCCTGCTAAACAGGCTGCCAGCGGAGAATATCCAATTGGAATATCTTATGATTATCCTAGCGTAAAACTTATGAATGAAGGAAATCCTATTGAAGTAGTCTTTCCAGCTGAGGGTTCTGGATGGGATTCAGAAGCCAATGCCCTTATCAACAAAAAAGATATAAAAGAGGAATCAAAAGTATTTCTGGACTGGGCTATCTCAGAAGAAATGATGAAGCTCTATGGTACTCAATATGCTATAACAAGCATTGATATCAACAACCCTATTCCAAATGGCTACCCTTCTGACCCTGTAAGCCATCTGGTAAAAAATGATTTTAAATGGCTTGCAGAAAACAAAAATACTATTTTAGATAAATGGAGTGAAAAATTTGGTGCAAAAGCTGAACAAAAATAG
- a CDS encoding cobyric acid synthase has protein sequence MHKKIMIQGTGSSVGKSIITAGLCRIFAQDGYRVSPFKSQNMALNSFVDIDGLEMGRAQVVQAEAAMELPRVFMNPILLKPNSDNNSQIIIEGIPNTNMNAIDYFSNSKELKVIAKRNYDIIENNFDIGVLEGGGSPAEINLREWDLVNMGMAELVDAPVVLVGNIETGGVFASLYGNIALLDENDRKRIKGVIINKFRGDLELLKPGIEMFEKKLKDEGLDIKVLGVVPYEKLDIEEEDVLAKKLTTNTNEKRDINISVIRTNKMSNYTDFDALSQYPDVALNYVYSPEQLGDEDIIILPGSKNTLSDLELLKANGIFDKIKKLYSAGTTVIGICGGFQMMGKEIFDPHHIESDIEKTEGFGIMDTVTTMEKMKYTKQVEKTLSDSKCDLLADCEGLHIKGYEIHQGITHGSEKNLTLENDYTVLAKDNAFGTYIHGIFDNSKFTRIFLNNIRKKKGLKPVEELFNFSEFKENEYNKLADLLRNNLDIDAIYNILK, from the coding sequence ATGCATAAAAAAATTATGATACAAGGAACTGGTTCTTCTGTTGGAAAGAGCATTATAACTGCTGGATTATGCAGAATATTTGCCCAAGACGGATACAGAGTTTCTCCTTTTAAATCTCAAAATATGGCTCTCAACTCATTTGTAGATATAGACGGATTAGAAATGGGAAGAGCTCAGGTAGTACAAGCTGAAGCTGCTATGGAACTTCCTAGAGTTTTTATGAATCCAATACTCTTAAAACCAAACTCAGATAATAATTCTCAAATTATTATTGAAGGAATCCCAAATACAAATATGAATGCTATAGACTATTTTTCAAATTCTAAAGAATTGAAAGTTATAGCAAAAAGAAATTATGACATAATAGAAAATAATTTTGATATTGGAGTGTTAGAAGGAGGAGGAAGTCCTGCTGAAATCAATCTTAGAGAATGGGATCTGGTAAATATGGGAATGGCTGAACTTGTAGATGCTCCTGTTGTTCTAGTAGGAAATATTGAGACTGGAGGAGTTTTTGCTTCTCTTTATGGAAACATAGCTCTTCTTGATGAAAATGACAGAAAGAGAATAAAAGGGGTTATAATAAATAAATTTAGAGGTGATCTGGAACTTTTAAAACCTGGTATAGAGATGTTTGAGAAGAAATTAAAAGATGAAGGGTTAGATATAAAAGTATTAGGTGTAGTTCCATATGAAAAGCTGGATATTGAAGAAGAGGATGTTCTGGCTAAAAAATTAACTACTAACACAAATGAAAAAAGAGATATAAACATCAGTGTAATAAGAACTAATAAAATGTCTAACTACACTGACTTTGATGCTTTAAGTCAATATCCTGATGTAGCTCTGAATTATGTATATAGTCCTGAACAGCTGGGAGACGAGGATATAATTATTCTTCCAGGAAGTAAAAATACTCTTTCTGATCTTGAACTGCTGAAAGCTAATGGTATTTTTGATAAAATAAAAAAACTATATTCTGCTGGAACTACTGTAATAGGTATATGCGGTGGATTTCAAATGATGGGAAAAGAGATATTTGATCCTCACCATATTGAAAGCGACATCGAGAAAACTGAAGGTTTTGGAATAATGGATACTGTTACTACAATGGAAAAAATGAAATATACAAAACAGGTAGAAAAAACTCTTTCTGATTCTAAGTGTGACCTACTAGCTGATTGTGAAGGGCTTCATATAAAAGGTTATGAAATTCATCAGGGAATTACACATGGAAGTGAAAAAAATCTTACTTTGGAAAACGACTACACTGTCCTTGCAAAAGATAATGCCTTTGGAACATACATCCATGGAATCTTTGACAACAGCAAATTCACCAGAATATTTTTAAATAACATCAGAAAGAAAAAAGGGTTGAAACCAGTTGAAGAACTTTTTAATTTTTCTGAATTCAAAGAAAATGAATATAATAAATTAGCTGATTTACTTAGAAATAATTTAGATATAGATGCAATATACAACATTCTAAAATAA
- a CDS encoding TIM barrel protein → MRKILNITDFYTNEENEKMMKYYCDKYNFNGFELIKFDLEKDNAPLKKLIRGYHMRFFPMWLDLYQGKYEMLKEKFKENQEIFYWCGGTTREELIEYYKKELETAEKLEAEYVVFHACYVDDEGSLIYEFQYSDKEVLQNVVELVNEVFGEKKYKFKLLLENLWWPGLRLTSKEEIEFLVENINYKNIGFMLDTGHMLNNEPKLRTVDEGIEYIEKNIAEMGELKKYIKGVHLNFSLSGKYLTEAVEKHKNSEAEREKTLKNIYSHVSQIDQHLPFEDERIIGILESLPLDWVVYEFIYYGTDDLEKKVKRQDRILKKLNFK, encoded by the coding sequence ATGAGGAAAATTCTTAATATAACAGATTTTTATACTAATGAAGAAAATGAAAAAATGATGAAATATTATTGTGATAAGTATAATTTTAATGGCTTTGAGCTTATAAAATTCGACCTAGAAAAGGACAATGCTCCATTGAAAAAATTGATAAGAGGTTATCATATGAGATTTTTTCCAATGTGGCTGGATCTATATCAGGGAAAATATGAGATGCTCAAAGAAAAATTTAAAGAGAATCAGGAAATATTTTACTGGTGTGGTGGAACTACCAGAGAGGAATTAATTGAATACTATAAAAAAGAACTAGAAACAGCAGAAAAACTTGAAGCAGAATATGTTGTATTTCATGCTTGCTATGTAGATGATGAAGGAAGTTTAATATATGAATTTCAATATTCAGATAAAGAGGTTCTTCAAAATGTTGTTGAGTTAGTGAATGAAGTTTTTGGAGAGAAAAAATATAAGTTTAAACTTCTATTAGAAAATTTATGGTGGCCAGGACTTAGATTGACTTCAAAAGAAGAGATAGAATTTCTGGTTGAAAATATAAACTATAAAAATATTGGCTTCATGCTTGATACAGGGCATATGCTGAATAATGAACCTAAGCTTAGAACAGTTGATGAAGGAATAGAGTATATTGAGAAAAATATTGCTGAAATGGGAGAATTGAAAAAGTATATAAAGGGAGTTCATCTGAACTTTTCTCTTTCAGGAAAATATCTTACAGAAGCAGTAGAAAAGCATAAAAATTCAGAAGCTGAGAGAGAGAAAACTTTGAAAAATATATACAGTCATGTAAGCCAGATAGATCAACATCTTCCTTTTGAAGATGAAAGAATAATAGGAATATTAGAAAGCTTACCATTGGATTGGGTGGTATATGAATTTATATATTATGGCACTGATGATTTGGAAAAAAAGGTAAAACGTCAGGATAGGATATTAAAGAAATTAAATTTTAAATAA
- a CDS encoding ABC transporter ATP-binding protein, translating to MSYLEVKNVNKYYGKFHALKNISLSIEKGEFISFLGPSGCGKTTLLRVISGLEELNSGNLFLKGKDISSLHPSKRNFSIVFQSYALFPNMTTWENIAYGLKNKKMPKDLIEKKVKSVLEMVGLFSISNKYPNEMSGGQQQRVALARAVALEPDILLLDEPLSALDAKVREKLRNDIKSLQKRLGLTTIMVTHDQEEALSMSDKIMVMKDGEIMQWGSPREIYENPNSFFTADFIGKINFLENGKAIRPEHVKIVSDVLSNKNKFIMREIESWEYLGPSYRLFFKNRDRILKVEVPCNFINEQTLKQGNKFFLEFDESFYLDFRDEVS from the coding sequence ATGAGTTATTTAGAAGTAAAAAATGTAAATAAATATTATGGAAAATTTCATGCTTTAAAAAATATAAGCTTATCTATTGAGAAAGGGGAGTTTATCTCCTTTCTCGGCCCCAGCGGCTGTGGAAAAACTACTTTGCTGAGAGTTATATCTGGACTGGAAGAACTTAATTCTGGAAATCTTTTTCTAAAGGGAAAGGATATCTCTTCACTTCATCCATCGAAAAGAAACTTCTCTATAGTTTTTCAGTCATATGCCCTTTTCCCAAATATGACAACATGGGAAAATATAGCTTATGGACTAAAAAATAAAAAAATGCCTAAAGATTTAATAGAAAAGAAAGTTAAAAGTGTATTGGAGATGGTAGGACTTTTTTCTATCAGCAATAAATATCCCAATGAAATGAGCGGAGGACAGCAGCAGAGAGTGGCTCTTGCCAGAGCAGTTGCCCTTGAACCAGATATACTTCTGTTAGATGAGCCTCTTTCTGCACTGGATGCAAAGGTAAGAGAAAAATTAAGAAATGATATCAAGTCCCTGCAAAAGAGGCTTGGACTTACTACTATTATGGTAACTCATGATCAAGAGGAAGCGTTATCTATGTCAGATAAAATTATGGTCATGAAAGATGGAGAAATAATGCAGTGGGGAAGTCCAAGAGAGATATATGAGAATCCCAACTCATTTTTCACAGCAGATTTCATAGGTAAAATAAATTTTCTGGAAAATGGAAAGGCTATACGTCCAGAACATGTAAAAATAGTGTCTGATGTATTGAGTAATAAAAATAAATTTATAATGAGAGAAATAGAAAGCTGGGAATACTTAGGCCCGTCTTACAGGCTTTTTTTCAAAAATAGAGATAGAATATTGAAAGTTGAAGTTCCTTGTAATTTTATAAATGAACAAACTTTGAAACAGGGAAATAAATTTTTTCTTGAATTTGATGAAAGCTTCTATCTCGATTTCAGAGATGAGGTATCATAA
- a CDS encoding EamA family transporter, with product MWFIFALLSAVFAALTSIFAKIGIEGINSNLATAIRTVVVLFMAWGMVFVTGTQNQIGNIGQKSWIFLVLSGMATGFSWLFYYKALQIGEASKVVPVDKFSVVITMIMAFVILKEAVTLKTVLGGVFITIGTFIMIL from the coding sequence ATGTGGTTTATATTTGCATTGCTGTCAGCAGTATTTGCAGCACTTACATCTATTTTTGCAAAGATAGGGATAGAGGGAATAAATTCTAATCTGGCAACAGCTATAAGGACAGTTGTGGTATTGTTTATGGCATGGGGAATGGTATTTGTTACTGGGACTCAAAATCAGATAGGAAATATAGGGCAGAAAAGCTGGATATTTTTGGTATTGTCAGGAATGGCAACAGGATTTTCATGGCTGTTTTATTACAAGGCTCTACAGATAGGGGAAGCTTCAAAAGTTGTTCCAGTGGATAAATTCAGCGTGGTTATAACTATGATAATGGCTTTTGTGATATTGAAAGAGGCAGTTACATTAAAAACTGTTTTAGGTGGAGTGTTTATAACAATAGGAACATTTATTATGATATTGTAA
- the argH gene encoding argininosuccinate lyase, producing MQFFSGRFKEKASHLILDFHSSINFDKRLYKYDIMGSIAHVRGLGKQGIIPVSDCELIEKTLREILNDIEEGKIIFSIEYEDIHMNIEKILIDRIGDIGKKLHTGRSRNDQVALDMKLFTKDEIVKVQAQLLDLLEIINEIAKENISTYMPGFTHLQKAQPVSFSHYILAYAEMFRRDFIRLKNAAALADTSPLGSAALAGTTYPLDRNFTSSILGFSSPTWNSMDSVSDRDYLIEIMNAFALIMVHLSRFCEEIIIYSSNDFGYIELSDSFSTGSSIMPQKKNPDAAELIRGKSGRVFGDLMALLTTMKGIPLAYNKDMQEDKENFFDSLDTVKGCLAVFNGMIHTMTVKKERLLAAAAQGFINATDVADYLTEKGMSFRDAYKIVGGMVAYCIDNNTTFEEISIETYKEFSPLFDKDIYEMISIKNCVEKRCTLGGPGKESINAHIKFLDEFINESESIVTDYKLNDIL from the coding sequence ATGCAATTTTTTTCAGGAAGATTTAAAGAAAAGGCAAGTCATCTTATTCTTGACTTTCATTCATCAATAAACTTTGATAAGAGACTTTACAAATATGATATTATGGGAAGCATTGCTCATGTGAGAGGGCTTGGTAAACAAGGAATAATACCTGTTTCAGACTGTGAACTTATAGAAAAAACACTTAGAGAAATATTAAATGACATTGAAGAGGGAAAAATTATTTTCTCAATAGAATATGAAGATATTCATATGAATATTGAAAAAATCCTTATAGATAGAATTGGAGATATAGGAAAAAAGCTTCATACTGGAAGAAGCAGAAACGACCAAGTTGCTTTAGATATGAAATTATTTACAAAAGATGAAATAGTAAAAGTACAGGCACAGCTTCTTGATCTGCTTGAAATAATAAATGAAATTGCTAAAGAAAATATATCTACATATATGCCCGGATTCACTCATCTGCAAAAAGCTCAGCCAGTTTCTTTTTCTCACTATATTTTAGCTTATGCTGAAATGTTCAGAAGAGATTTTATCAGACTTAAAAATGCTGCTGCTTTAGCTGATACATCACCACTTGGATCTGCTGCTCTGGCTGGAACTACTTATCCTTTGGACAGAAATTTCACAAGTTCTATACTTGGGTTCTCTTCTCCTACTTGGAACAGTATGGACAGTGTAAGCGACAGAGATTATCTTATTGAAATAATGAATGCTTTTGCACTTATTATGGTGCATCTTTCTCGTTTCTGTGAAGAAATAATAATCTATAGTTCCAATGACTTTGGATATATAGAATTAAGTGATTCTTTCTCTACTGGAAGCAGTATAATGCCTCAAAAGAAAAATCCTGATGCTGCTGAACTTATAAGAGGAAAAAGCGGAAGAGTTTTTGGAGATTTAATGGCTCTACTTACAACTATGAAAGGAATCCCTCTTGCATATAACAAAGATATGCAGGAAGATAAGGAAAACTTCTTTGACAGCCTTGATACAGTAAAAGGATGTCTGGCTGTATTCAATGGAATGATTCATACTATGACTGTAAAAAAAGAGAGACTTCTGGCAGCTGCTGCTCAAGGATTTATCAATGCAACAGATGTAGCTGATTATCTGACTGAAAAGGGAATGAGCTTCAGAGATGCCTATAAAATAGTTGGAGGTATGGTTGCTTACTGTATTGACAACAATACTACTTTCGAAGAAATTTCAATAGAAACTTACAAAGAATTTTCTCCTTTATTTGACAAAGATATCTATGAAATGATTTCTATCAAAAACTGTGTGGAAAAACGTTGTACTCTTGGAGGGCCTGGAAAAGAAAGCATCAATGCACATATAAAATTCCTAGATGAATTTATTAATGAATCTGAAAGTATAGTTACAGATTATAAATTAAACGATATATTATAA
- a CDS encoding Na+/H+ antiporter NhaC family protein: MENYGFLSILPIIIAVAMAIKTKNVILSLFTSVFLGALILLNYNPLLTTKTLMTDYFVKQLTDSYNAGVIVLMVFIGGFIELMMRSGGAYAFAQSVGKYINSKTKAQLSAYLAGIVIFFSDLGTPLIVGPIFAPFFKKLKISKEKLAFILDTTSSPVAVLVPFIGWGVFIIGLLQKEFENLNLNLSDYESFVKAIPFNTYPLLALTIVPTLAIMKLDFGPMKKVEDDIFNDTELEVLEKKEYIVENAKPIYVWLPILVLLITLFSMLGFDFMFRRFSGSEFRAALSSGYLYAAIVLSVMMLINKSKTFNEIFSIYLNGINKMTQISIILILAWSLGTINKNLGSADYIVHFIKSINLNSGFIPMIAFLLGCIISFSTGSSWGTYSIMIPIVIPMAVALNAPLYVTIGSILSGGLFGDHVSPISDTTILASAGSGCSHIEHVKTQFYYASINGVISMGTFLIGGFFQSYLVLAAAIVLQLTILTVIKIKQGNK, encoded by the coding sequence ATGGAAAACTATGGGTTTTTGTCTATATTGCCTATCATAATAGCAGTTGCTATGGCAATAAAAACTAAAAATGTAATTTTGTCACTTTTCACAAGTGTATTTCTAGGGGCTCTTATACTGCTGAATTATAATCCTCTTCTTACTACAAAAACATTGATGACAGATTATTTTGTAAAACAGCTTACTGACAGCTATAATGCTGGTGTTATTGTCTTGATGGTATTCATAGGTGGATTTATAGAACTGATGATGAGATCAGGAGGAGCTTATGCCTTTGCTCAAAGTGTTGGTAAATATATCAACTCTAAAACTAAGGCCCAGCTTTCAGCCTACCTTGCAGGAATAGTTATTTTTTTCTCTGACTTAGGTACTCCATTGATTGTTGGACCAATCTTTGCTCCATTTTTCAAAAAATTAAAAATATCTAAAGAAAAGCTTGCTTTTATTCTTGATACTACTTCATCACCAGTAGCAGTATTAGTTCCATTTATTGGATGGGGAGTTTTCATCATTGGACTTCTTCAAAAAGAATTTGAAAATTTAAATCTAAATCTTTCTGACTATGAAAGTTTTGTAAAAGCAATACCATTTAATACGTATCCACTTCTTGCCCTTACTATTGTTCCTACTTTAGCAATTATGAAGCTGGATTTTGGACCTATGAAAAAAGTTGAAGATGATATATTCAACGATACAGAACTTGAAGTTTTAGAGAAAAAAGAGTATATTGTAGAAAATGCCAAGCCTATCTATGTATGGCTTCCAATTTTGGTTCTTTTAATCACATTATTCTCTATGCTTGGATTTGATTTCATGTTCAGAAGATTTTCTGGAAGTGAATTCAGAGCAGCATTGAGCAGTGGATATTTATATGCAGCTATTGTTCTTTCTGTCATGATGTTGATAAATAAGAGCAAAACTTTTAATGAGATATTTTCAATATACCTAAATGGTATAAATAAAATGACTCAAATATCTATAATCCTTATACTTGCATGGTCTTTAGGAACTATTAATAAAAATCTTGGTTCTGCTGACTACATAGTCCACTTTATAAAAAGTATAAATCTTAATTCTGGATTTATCCCAATGATCGCTTTCTTACTTGGATGTATAATATCATTTTCTACTGGAAGTTCTTGGGGAACATACAGTATAATGATTCCAATAGTTATTCCTATGGCAGTAGCTCTTAACGCTCCTTTGTATGTTACTATTGGTTCTATACTTTCTGGAGGATTATTCGGAGATCACGTTTCACCAATATCAGATACTACTATACTGGCTTCTGCTGGTTCTGGATGCAGTCATATTGAACACGTAAAAACTCAATTCTACTATGCATCTATCAATGGAGTAATCTCTATGGGAACTTTCCTTATAGGTGGATTCTTCCAGAGTTATCTTGTTCTTGCAGCTGCTATTGTTTTACAGCTTACAATTTTAACAGTTATAAAAATAAAACAGGGAAATAAATAA